GAAGAGAGCCATGACGCCATACTATCCGTTGCGCCTGGCCAGTGAACGCCCGGTAAGCGTCTGGGCCATCGCGGCCAGCCTGGCGGCGCTGCTGGGGAGCCTGATCGCCCTGGCCCTGGCCGTAATCGGCCTCTACGGCTCGCTTCCCACCGCCGTGCTTCTGGTCATGGCTGCACTGGGGCAGCTGCTCTGGTATCGCCTGGGCCCTGTCGCTGCCCAGGCGCTGCTGTGGCCGGCCCTGGGGCTCCTGACGCTGTGCCTGGTCAGCTATCTGCTACCGGAACACTGGCTGCCCCATGCCGCCTGGGATCGGCTGGCCGACCGGCTGCTGACGGGCAGCCTGCTGGTGGACTGGCGCCCCCCGCTGCTGCTGACCCTGTGCCTGATCGCCCTGCTGCTGAGCCTTGCGGTGCGCACCCGCGCCGGCCTCGGCGCCCCCATGTTGCTCGGGATCGCCGGCCTGCTGCTGCTGGCCCAGGCGGCCGAGGCATTCCACTCGGCGCCCGCCCTGCTGTCCCTGCGGGGGAGCTGGCTCGATCAGGCCATCCTGCTGACCCTGCTGGCGGGCCAGATGGTCGATGTCGCCGGCGCCTGGCAACAGCACGCCTTCCGGCTGCGCCGCGCCCTGTGGCCGGCGCTCTGCCTGGCCCTGCTGAGCCTGCTCTTCTGGCATCACCAGAAGGCGCTCGGCGAGCGCGAGCTCGCCGAGCGCATCGGCCAGCAGCATGCCCAGATGGCCGAGAGCCTCTCCCGGGAGATCCACGACCACCTCGCCGCCATGCGCCGCTTTGCCAACGTCTGGCGCCTCACGGCCGCCACGCCCGGCTCGACCGACTGGGCCACCCAGGCGGCGCCCTATCAGCGTGACTTCCGCTACTTCCTGAACATCGCCTATATCGACGCCGCAACCCGCATCCAGCTGGTGCACCCACCGAACGCGCACAACCTGCGGATACTCGGCTCCCGGCTCCTCGAGGATCAGCCCGCCGGACGCGAGGCGGTGATAAGCGCCCTGCAGCACGGCAGGGAGGCGCGCACCGATATCATCGAGCTGCTGCAGGGCGGCCCGGGGGTGATCCACTACCTGCC
The Halomonas alkalicola DNA segment above includes these coding regions:
- a CDS encoding GGDEF domain-containing protein, which codes for MTPYYPLRLASERPVSVWAIAASLAALLGSLIALALAVIGLYGSLPTAVLLVMAALGQLLWYRLGPVAAQALLWPALGLLTLCLVSYLLPEHWLPHAAWDRLADRLLTGSLLVDWRPPLLLTLCLIALLLSLAVRTRAGLGAPMLLGIAGLLLLAQAAEAFHSAPALLSLRGSWLDQAILLTLLAGQMVDVAGAWQQHAFRLRRALWPALCLALLSLLFWHHQKALGERELAERIGQQHAQMAESLSREIHDHLAAMRRFANVWRLTAATPGSTDWATQAAPYQRDFRYFLNIAYIDAATRIQLVHPPNAHNLRILGSRLLEDQPAGREAVISALQHGREARTDIIELLQGGPGVIHYLPLFLSHESHPRGAVAMVVSLPVLAETLFTAIDPGTQQLSLFHGGERLAHQSAEARLGPWQLEAELDLSGIPLVLRAEPTLPRLLGDLPRQPVVSLSVGLLLAQLLYLVLFSQQEMANQHRAVRRTNHELRREIRKRTRLQQEVEWLAGHDELTGLPNRRTFLQALRAHDPRQPISVLLCDIDHFKRINDRLGHLEGDRYLIETGRLGREVIEPAGGLFARLGGEEFVACLPGREGPEAMRVADTLREAVAARGLTHADGTPLTISIGVATGAPGPLGVDDLLNAADMALYRAKGAGRNRARLAESLAAPGSEELPKQP